Proteins encoded within one genomic window of Kibdelosporangium phytohabitans:
- a CDS encoding VWA domain-containing protein, whose amino-acid sequence MTEERLRRWRLLLGPEADQLGGLSDDDARRDSALTALYGGDGDGKRGAGLGASSPKLHRWLGDVRTYFPKSVVQVMQRDAVERLGLTKLLLEPELLSSVEPDVNLVGTLVSLSHAIPARTRETARAVVRQVVEEIERKLADRLIAAVTGAIDRSRRTRRPRMSDVDWSATIKANLRHYQPDQRTLVVESLIGSHRQSRSAALRDVILLVDQSGSMAESVVYSAVFGATLASLRAVDTRLIVFDTEVVDMTETLDDPVDLLFSTQLGGGTDINRAVAYAQQHIRRPADTVVVLISDLFEGGVAAELQRRVREMVASGVMVVVLLALSDSGKPAYDHELAAQLSAIGAPSFACTPDAFPDLLATALRREDVAAWAEQEGMAIGK is encoded by the coding sequence ATGACCGAAGAACGCCTGCGCCGATGGCGGCTGCTGCTCGGCCCCGAAGCCGACCAACTCGGCGGCCTGAGCGACGACGACGCCCGCCGCGACAGCGCGTTGACCGCGTTGTACGGCGGCGACGGCGATGGCAAACGCGGTGCTGGGCTCGGCGCGAGTTCGCCGAAGCTGCACCGCTGGCTCGGTGACGTGCGGACGTACTTCCCGAAGTCCGTCGTGCAGGTCATGCAACGCGACGCCGTCGAACGCCTGGGCCTGACCAAGTTGCTGCTCGAACCGGAATTGCTGTCGTCGGTCGAGCCGGACGTGAACCTGGTCGGCACATTGGTGTCGTTGTCGCACGCGATCCCGGCCCGGACAAGGGAAACCGCGCGAGCGGTGGTCCGCCAGGTGGTCGAGGAGATCGAACGCAAGCTGGCCGACCGGCTGATCGCCGCGGTGACGGGGGCGATCGACCGCTCCCGCCGGACCAGGCGACCCCGCATGTCCGATGTGGACTGGTCGGCGACGATCAAGGCGAACCTCCGGCACTACCAGCCCGACCAGCGCACGCTCGTGGTGGAAAGCCTGATCGGCTCGCACCGCCAGTCCCGCAGCGCGGCGCTGCGGGACGTGATCCTGCTGGTCGACCAGTCCGGCTCGATGGCCGAGTCCGTGGTGTACTCGGCCGTCTTCGGCGCGACGCTGGCCTCGCTGCGCGCGGTCGACACCCGGCTGATCGTCTTCGACACCGAGGTCGTCGACATGACGGAAACCTTGGACGACCCGGTCGACCTGCTGTTCTCCACCCAGCTCGGCGGCGGCACGGACATCAACCGCGCGGTGGCGTACGCCCAGCAGCACATCCGCCGCCCAGCGGACACAGTGGTCGTCCTGATCAGCGACCTCTTCGAAGGCGGCGTGGCGGCGGAGCTCCAACGCCGTGTCCGGGAAATGGTCGCCAGCGGAGTCATGGTCGTGGTCCTCCTCGCGCTGTCCGACAGCGGCAAACCCGCATACGATCACGAACTCGCCGCGCAACTGTCAGCCATCGGCGCCCCGTCCTTCGCCTGCACCCCGGACGCTTTCCCCGACTTGCTGGCGACAGCTCTCCGCCGAGAAGACGTGGCGGCGTGGGCGGAACAGGAAGGCATGGCCATCGGCAAATGA
- a CDS encoding DUF5682 family protein, giving the protein MKPIPDRVTLVGIRHHGPGSARMVRAALEAVRPQLVLVEGPPDADALVKHVDELVPPVALLLHDAADPSNAAFWPFARFSPEWQALTWGARNNVDVRFADLPAGISLSREPDAEDVDRVVVDPLGVLAEAAGFDDPERWWEDVVEHSSSEPTQLANAIAEAMTALREEFADTVDQRTLQREAWMRQVLRKALTEYDGPIVVVCGAWHVPALRSLPAAKADADLVKGLQKSKIAGSWVPWSHGRLAATSGYGAGVASPGWYAHLWEFPNDTIPRWMARTSHVLREEGLPASTASAVEAVRLADTLAALRGRPSPGLSEVSEAVLAVLCGGDDVGLRIVHEKLVVGEELGSVGDGVPRSPLATDLERLQRKLRLPANAAGKSMRLDLRRDIDRGRSRLLRQLHVLDVRWGEPDETTTLGTFAEAWTVQWDPGLAVAVAAAARHGATVEGAAEHVLLERAKSAETVAAAAEVLREAVACELVSAVTAARAALDRCAAAATDALELLQALPALAGTVRYGSVRGTDPELLRAAMHGLLARGSAGLPLACHGIDDATAEIALSTLDKAHEAVIVAADEEHSAGWWEALHRLVRTDPSAHGLPVGRATRLLWEDDRLDTEAVAIRMQRAVSVAAGGTSFVAGFLRGSAVRLAADPRLLGLVDEWLTGLPTEAFEDALPLLRRAISSFSAPERRTLAERVGQGGGTAVLVVDDGDPDRTERLVEFVRGLYERAGV; this is encoded by the coding sequence ATGAAACCCATCCCCGACCGGGTGACGTTGGTCGGCATCCGGCACCACGGCCCAGGCTCGGCACGCATGGTCCGTGCCGCGCTCGAGGCCGTACGCCCGCAGCTCGTCCTGGTGGAAGGCCCGCCGGACGCAGACGCCCTGGTCAAACACGTGGACGAGCTCGTCCCACCGGTGGCGTTGCTGCTGCACGACGCGGCAGACCCCTCGAACGCCGCGTTCTGGCCGTTCGCGCGGTTCTCGCCCGAGTGGCAGGCGCTGACGTGGGGCGCGCGGAACAACGTGGACGTGCGTTTCGCCGACCTGCCCGCCGGGATCTCGCTGTCGCGCGAGCCGGACGCGGAGGACGTCGACCGGGTGGTGGTCGACCCGCTCGGAGTGCTCGCCGAAGCGGCCGGGTTCGACGATCCGGAGCGCTGGTGGGAGGACGTGGTCGAGCACTCCAGCTCGGAACCCACGCAGCTAGCCAACGCGATCGCCGAAGCCATGACCGCGTTGCGGGAGGAGTTCGCGGACACCGTCGACCAGCGGACGCTGCAGCGGGAGGCGTGGATGCGCCAGGTGTTGCGCAAGGCGCTAACCGAGTACGACGGCCCGATCGTCGTGGTCTGCGGCGCGTGGCACGTGCCCGCTCTGCGCTCGTTGCCCGCCGCCAAGGCGGATGCGGACCTGGTCAAAGGTCTGCAGAAGAGCAAGATCGCGGGTAGCTGGGTGCCGTGGAGCCATGGCCGCCTCGCCGCGACTTCCGGTTATGGCGCGGGTGTGGCGTCGCCGGGCTGGTACGCCCACTTGTGGGAGTTCCCGAACGACACGATCCCGCGTTGGATGGCGCGCACTTCGCACGTGTTGCGTGAGGAAGGGCTGCCCGCGTCCACCGCGAGCGCTGTGGAAGCTGTGCGGCTGGCGGACACGCTCGCCGCGTTGCGTGGCCGACCGTCGCCGGGGTTGTCCGAGGTCAGCGAGGCCGTGTTGGCGGTGCTGTGCGGCGGCGACGATGTCGGGCTGCGGATCGTCCACGAGAAGCTCGTTGTCGGCGAGGAGCTGGGTTCGGTCGGTGACGGCGTGCCCCGGTCGCCGCTGGCGACGGACCTGGAGCGGTTGCAGCGCAAGTTGCGGTTGCCCGCGAACGCGGCCGGGAAGAGCATGCGGCTGGACCTGCGCCGGGACATCGACCGTGGCCGGTCGCGGTTGTTGCGCCAGTTGCACGTGCTGGACGTGCGCTGGGGCGAGCCTGACGAGACGACCACGCTCGGCACGTTCGCCGAGGCGTGGACAGTCCAGTGGGATCCTGGTCTGGCTGTCGCGGTCGCCGCCGCGGCTCGTCACGGCGCCACTGTGGAGGGTGCGGCGGAGCACGTGCTGTTGGAGCGGGCCAAGTCCGCCGAGACAGTCGCAGCGGCTGCTGAGGTGCTGCGTGAGGCGGTCGCGTGTGAGCTTGTCAGCGCTGTCACCGCCGCGCGTGCCGCGCTCGACCGTTGCGCCGCTGCGGCGACGGACGCGCTCGAGTTGTTGCAGGCGTTGCCCGCGTTGGCTGGGACTGTCCGATACGGATCCGTGCGCGGCACCGATCCGGAACTGCTCAGGGCCGCCATGCACGGGTTGCTCGCTCGTGGGTCCGCCGGGTTGCCGTTGGCGTGTCACGGAATCGACGACGCCACCGCCGAAATCGCTTTGTCGACATTGGACAAGGCGCATGAGGCGGTCATCGTCGCCGCGGACGAGGAGCACTCAGCGGGCTGGTGGGAGGCATTACACCGGCTAGTCCGCACGGACCCGTCGGCGCACGGTCTGCCAGTCGGGCGGGCAACACGGTTGTTGTGGGAAGACGACCGTCTGGACACTGAGGCCGTCGCGATCCGTATGCAACGGGCCGTGTCGGTCGCCGCCGGTGGCACGTCGTTCGTCGCGGGCTTCCTGCGTGGCTCAGCCGTCCGGCTCGCCGCCGACCCACGGCTGCTCGGCCTGGTCGACGAATGGCTGACCGGGCTGCCGACCGAGGCCTTCGAGGACGCGTTGCCGTTGCTGCGGCGGGCGATCTCCAGCTTTTCCGCGCCTGAACGCCGAACGCTGGCCGAACGCGTCGGCCAGGGCGGTGGAACGGCCGTGCTGGTCGTCGACGACGGCGACCCGGACCGCACCGAACGACTCGTCGAATTCGTCCGCGGCTTGTACGAGAGGGCAGGGGTATGA
- a CDS encoding ATP-binding protein, translating to MTTPTVLRPSAETQYAEELAALVATDDKPRPPKWKLSPQAVVRYVLGGTLPDGTAITPKYVGDRRLVEVAVSTLVTDRALLLVGVPGTAKSWLSEHLAAAISGDSTLIVQGTAGTSEESVRYGWNYARLIAEGPSEAALVPSPVLRAMQTGAVARVEELSRMPAEVQDSLITILSEKALPVPELNTQFQAVPGFTLIATANDRDRGVNQMSSALARRFNTVVLPPPATEDAEVEIVSQRAAQLGRALELPSEPPALDEVRRVVRIFRELRNGTTVDGRTQVKKPSGSLSTAEAISVVTSGMALAAHFGDGSLGADELAAGLLGAVIKDRVSDTVAWQEYLEAVVKERKEWRDLYRACRELDPA from the coding sequence GTGACCACACCGACTGTGCTGCGTCCCAGTGCGGAAACGCAGTACGCCGAAGAACTGGCCGCGCTGGTCGCGACCGACGACAAGCCGCGCCCCCCGAAGTGGAAGCTCTCCCCGCAGGCCGTCGTGCGTTACGTCCTCGGGGGCACGCTGCCCGACGGAACCGCGATCACGCCCAAGTACGTCGGCGACCGGCGACTGGTCGAGGTCGCGGTGAGCACGTTGGTGACCGACCGCGCGTTGCTGCTCGTCGGTGTGCCCGGAACGGCCAAGTCGTGGCTGTCGGAGCACCTCGCGGCGGCGATCAGCGGTGACTCGACGCTGATCGTGCAGGGCACGGCGGGCACGAGTGAGGAATCGGTCCGTTACGGCTGGAACTACGCGCGGCTGATCGCCGAGGGGCCCAGCGAGGCCGCACTGGTGCCCAGCCCGGTGCTGCGCGCGATGCAGACCGGTGCTGTCGCCCGTGTCGAGGAGCTCAGCCGGATGCCAGCCGAGGTGCAGGACTCGCTGATCACGATCCTGTCCGAGAAGGCGCTGCCGGTGCCCGAACTGAACACGCAGTTCCAGGCCGTGCCGGGCTTCACGCTGATCGCCACGGCCAACGACCGCGACCGCGGCGTGAACCAGATGTCCTCCGCGCTCGCCCGCCGCTTCAACACCGTCGTGCTGCCGCCACCGGCCACCGAGGACGCCGAGGTGGAGATCGTCAGCCAGCGCGCCGCCCAGTTGGGACGGGCGCTGGAGCTGCCGTCCGAACCGCCCGCGCTGGACGAGGTCCGCCGGGTCGTGCGGATCTTCCGCGAACTGCGCAACGGCACCACGGTCGACGGCCGCACGCAGGTCAAGAAGCCGAGCGGCAGCCTGTCGACGGCGGAGGCGATCTCGGTCGTGACGAGCGGGATGGCGCTGGCCGCGCACTTCGGCGACGGCAGCCTGGGTGCCGACGAGCTGGCCGCTGGCCTGCTCGGCGCGGTGATCAAGGACAGGGTGTCGGACACCGTGGCCTGGCAGGAATATCTCGAAGCAGTGGTCAAGGAGCGCAAAGAATGGCGTGACCTCTACCGGGCATGCCGGGAACTGGACCCGGCTTGA
- a CDS encoding DUF5691 domain-containing protein gives MSWPEITQKVVIGSAEPERTLADCAAYGLARRGSRIAPEANAEPIPPAPEDNRAEASARVGAIFSQVMATEDNEMLRECCLALDRANLVVPYRQLPDILAAATARSVVRDAVLPALGSRGRWLAQRRAGWAWAAGQEDLDGPIDIEDALDLSPVQRKARLVAARRQDPARFRAYIAEHWPELRRVEDRKLLIAALAEGLSADDEPILEQALDDRSTNVREEAVALLRRLPGSALSKRAEQRLRDGLLEDTVDLHPDGPYEQEPDRDELRDSPVRRTGSARLKADSASVSPDFWLDWLGPKAPRRLRLSTWGTALLQGVAENLGAANDPVPWLTDLASTISSTALLDALDKLPSPTLARVLIKLAGSWDANELDYFCGLLPSPWHPDVTRVVLERFAELADRGWRVGRPPEALLRRGDLRVLHDHWPRIAARWPVHGAEELVLRLRTELHEEIERSGNP, from the coding sequence ATGAGCTGGCCGGAGATCACCCAGAAAGTCGTGATCGGCTCCGCGGAGCCGGAGCGGACGCTGGCCGACTGCGCCGCGTACGGCCTGGCCAGGCGTGGTTCCCGGATCGCGCCGGAAGCCAACGCCGAGCCGATCCCGCCCGCGCCGGAGGACAACCGGGCCGAGGCGTCCGCCCGGGTCGGCGCGATCTTCAGCCAGGTCATGGCCACGGAGGACAACGAGATGCTGCGCGAGTGCTGTCTCGCGCTCGACCGCGCGAACCTCGTGGTCCCGTATCGCCAACTGCCGGACATCCTCGCCGCCGCGACAGCCCGATCCGTTGTGCGGGACGCTGTTCTGCCCGCGCTCGGGTCGCGGGGCCGGTGGCTCGCGCAGCGCCGGGCCGGCTGGGCGTGGGCGGCGGGTCAGGAGGATCTCGACGGCCCCATCGACATCGAGGACGCGCTGGACCTCTCGCCCGTGCAACGCAAAGCGCGCCTGGTCGCGGCCCGTAGGCAGGATCCCGCGCGGTTCCGTGCGTACATCGCCGAGCACTGGCCCGAACTGCGCCGCGTCGAGGACCGCAAGCTCCTGATCGCCGCCCTGGCCGAGGGCCTGTCAGCCGACGACGAACCGATCCTTGAGCAGGCGCTCGACGACCGGTCCACCAACGTCCGTGAGGAAGCCGTCGCGTTGCTGCGCAGGCTGCCCGGCTCCGCACTGTCCAAACGAGCCGAGCAGCGCCTGCGCGACGGCCTGCTCGAAGACACAGTCGACCTGCACCCGGACGGCCCGTACGAGCAGGAGCCCGATCGTGACGAACTGCGCGACTCGCCCGTCCGCCGCACCGGATCGGCGCGGCTGAAAGCGGACTCCGCCAGCGTCTCGCCGGACTTCTGGCTGGACTGGCTCGGCCCGAAAGCGCCGCGCAGGCTCCGCCTGAGCACGTGGGGAACCGCGCTGCTGCAAGGCGTCGCGGAGAATCTCGGTGCGGCGAACGACCCGGTGCCGTGGCTGACCGATCTGGCGTCCACGATCAGCTCGACAGCGCTGCTCGACGCGTTGGACAAACTGCCGTCGCCCACGCTGGCCCGCGTGTTGATCAAGCTCGCCGGCTCGTGGGACGCCAACGAGCTCGACTACTTCTGCGGCCTGCTCCCCTCACCGTGGCACCCGGACGTGACCAGGGTCGTGCTGGAGCGCTTCGCCGAACTGGCCGACCGCGGCTGGCGCGTCGGCCGCCCGCCCGAAGCCCTGTTACGCCGCGGGGACCTGCGCGTCCTGCACGACCACTGGCCGCGGATAGCCGCCCGCTGGCCGGTGCACGGCGCCGAAGAACTCGTCTTGCGGCTGCGAACCGAACTTCATGAGGAAATCGAACGGAGCGGAAACCCGTGA